The Daucus carota subsp. sativus chromosome 9, DH1 v3.0, whole genome shotgun sequence genome window below encodes:
- the LOC108207048 gene encoding uncharacterized protein LOC108207048 translates to MEKDWISKERDSLEYEVGVENLGYIDWIWHGGKAGISSAGSTLPPQEEEHNAEAFLTAFEAASEAVAASEAVAAGASEAAAVCEAAYRNPGDNSGGDEYDKDSHDFKRFVVDAQQPLFEGSDCTKLDSMLKLQNWKARYGVSDSAFNDLLSTVGSFLPQDNTLPVNSYEAKKTLSNLGLEYTKFHACPNECVLYRGVYETASECPKCKLSRWKVGKDGRERYKVPAKVMWYFPVIPRFKRMFKSSSTAELLTWHSTNQRIQDGQMRHPADSPSWRNIDYRWPAFGSEPRNLRLALAADGINPHNNGLTNRYSCWPVTLVTYNLPPWLCMKRKFMMLTILVSGPHEPGNNIDVFLQPLVDDLKKLWEEGEPNVYDAFTKSFFTLRAALLWTINDFPAYGNLSGCVNKGYLGCPVCGDDTVAKYLPYSRKICYQGHRRYLPRHHPYRKNKVAFNGQQEFGQPRPPLSGQEVLEQQENIKFSFGNEVKKSKKVDCAWKKKSVFFELEYWKFHYVRHCLDIMHVEKNVCDSLIGTLLNLKFKSKDSEASRLDMMDMGVRTDLAPEQGVKKTYLPPSCFTLTKAEKREVLKSLSSMKLPYGHSSNIRNCVSMADLKIFGMKSHDCHVLLQQLLPVAIRSVLPKNVRVSIIRLCFFFNTLCNKIVDVSKLDKLQADVVLTLCELEKIFPPSFFDIMIHLIVHLVRELRLCGPVFYRWMYPFERFNKVLKSYVRNRYFPEGCIAEAYLKEESVEFCAEFSRNSFTTAGLPKDQGKLSGPLSAATIKSVEEKERDEAHLHVLLNNSEVFPYIKMHKELLEKLYEGKKKSIQWMIGEHNRLFADWFQNKVITELNEKVEGVSETIRWLAGKPSFNVLTFDGYLVDGIRYFTEERDNARVVQNSGVSLVAKTVQVSSAKDLNPVESDMTFYGRIQDIWELDYHSFKAPLFLCKWADCDRGVKADELGFTLVDLSRQGHKNDKYVSVHQVKQVFYVEDPVDSKWSVVLTSTNRDYHEIYNDDDLGDTILENPPFCSNIPIVDPGVDDDEESNAGNKRKDGEGIWLKK, encoded by the exons ATGGAGAAAGATTGGATTTCGAAAGAGAGGGATTCGTTGGAGTATGAAGTCGGGGTTGAAAA TCTCGGGTATATTGATTGGATTTGGCACGGAGGCAAGGCTGGTATTTCGTCTGCCGGTAGCACACTGCCCCCTCAGGAAGAGGAGCATAATGCAGAAGCATTTCTTACAGCCTTTGAAGCCGCATCGGAAGCGGTTGCTGCATCAGAAGCGGTGGCTGCTGGTGCTTCAGAAGCTGCTGCAGTTTGTGAAGCAGCATATCGTAATCCGGGGGATAATTCGGGGGGTGATGAGTACGATAAAGACTCGCATGATTTTAAGAGGTTTGTTGTCGATGCtcaacaacctttatttgagGGCAGCGACTGCACAAAATTAGATTCAATGTTGAAATTACAGAACTGGAAAGCGAGATATGGTGTTAGTGATAGTGCGTTCAATGATCTGCTCTCGACAGTTGGCTCATTCCTACCTCAGGATAATACATTACCTGTTAACTCATACGAAGCAAAAAAAACTCTTTCGAATTTAGGCCTTGAGTATACAAAATTCCACGCGTGTCCCAATGAATGTGTTCTATACAGGGGTGTATATGAGACTGCTTCGGAGTGTCCAAAGTGCAAGCTTTCACGCTGGAAGGTGGGTAAGGATGGTAGAGAACGGTATAAAGTCCCGGCAAAAGTTATGTGGTACTTTCCGGTCATTCCAAGATTTAAACGGATGTTTAAATCTTCTTCGACAGCTGAGTTGTTGACATGGCATTCCACCAACCAAAGAATTCAGGATGGACAGATGCGCCATCCTGCCGACTCACCTTCTTGGCGGAATATCGATTACAGGTGGCCTGCCTTCGGAAGTGAGCCAAGAAATCTTCGACTAGCTTTGGCGGCTGATGGTATCAACCCACATAACAATGGGCTGACCAATCGTTATTCTTGTTGGCCGGTAACATTGGTAACATATAATCTTCCTCCGTGGTTATGTATGAAGAGGAAATTTATGATGTTAACTATATTAGTCTCCGGTCCACATGAACCAGGTAACAACATTGATGTGTTCTTACAACCGTTAGTTGATGATTTGAAAAAGCTTTGGGAAGAAGGTGAACCGAATGTATATGATGCCTTCACAAAATCTTTTTTCACTTTAAGGGCGGCTTTGTTATGGACGATTAATGATTTCCCGGCGTATGGTAATTTGTCTGGCTGTGTCAACAAGGGTTATTTGGGTTGTCCAGTGTGTGGTGATGATACCGTTGCTAAGTACTTGCCTTATAGTAGGAAAATATGTTACCAAGGTCATCGTCGGTATTTACCTAGACATCATCCATACAGGAAGAATAAAGTAGCCTTTAACGGTCAACaagagtttgggcagcccaggCCACCTCTTTCTGGACAAGAGGTGTTAGAACAACaagaaaacattaaattttcttttggaaATGAAGTAAAGAAGTCGAAGAAGGTGGACTGTGCTTGGAAGAAGAAGTCAGTATTTTTTGAGTTAGAATACTGGAAATTCCATTATGTTCGTCACTGCCTTGATATTATGCACGTGGAGAAAAATGTCTGCGATAGTCTAATTGGGACGTTATTGAATTTAAAGTTCAAGTCCAAAGATAGCGAGGCGTCTCGTCTTGATATGATGGACATGGGGGTTAGGACTGATTTAGCTCCAGAACAAGGAGTCAAAAAAACTTATCTGCCTCCTTCCTGTTTTACTCTAACAAAAGCAGAAAAAAGAGAAGTGTTGAAGTCACTATCATCAATGAAGCTGCCATATGGGCATTCCTCAAACATCAGAAATTGTGTATCCATGGCAGATTTAAAGATATTTGGGATGAAGTCTCATGACTGCCATGTACTTCTTCAACAATTACTCCCTGTAGCTATTCGTTCGGTGCTTCCGAAGAATGTTAGAGTTAGCATAATAAGGCTTTGCTTCTTTTTCAACACTCTGTGCAACAAAATTGTTGACGTGTCAAAACTTGATAAATTGCAAGCCGATGTGGTATTAACCTTATGTGAGCTCGAGAAAATATTCCCCCCCTCTTTTTTCGATATAATGATACATCTAATAGTGCACCTGGTCAGGGAATTACGTTTATGTGGACCGGTTTTCTATAGATGGATGTACCCATTTGAGCGTTTTAATAAAGTGTTGAAAAGTTATGTGCGAAACCGTTATTTTCCGGAAGGCTGTATAGCCGAAGCAtatttgaaagaagaatctgTAGAATTCTGTGCAGAGTTCTCTAGAAATAGTTTCACAACTGCTGGTCTGCCGAAGGACCAAGGCAAACTTTCTGGTCCACTTTCGGCTGCAACAATAAAATCTGTTGAAGAGAAAGAACGAGATGAGGCGCATTTACACGTCCTCTTAAACAACAGTGAAGTGTTTCCATATATTAA GATGCATAAGGAGTTGCTTGAAAAACTTTATGAGGGAAAGAAAAAGTCTATTCAGTGGATGATTGGGGAGCATAATAGGTTGTTTGCTGATTGGTTTCAGAACAAAGTTATTACTGAATTAAATGAGAAAGTCGAAGGTGTTTCAGAAACGATAAGGTGGCTAGCAGGCAAACcatcatttaatgttttaacTTTTGATGGGTATTTAGTTGATGGGATCCGATACTTCACAGAGGAACGAGACAATGCTAGGGTTGTTCAAAATAGTGGAGTCTCTTTAGTTGCTAAAACTGTCCAAGTTTCGAGTGCTAAGGATTTAAATCCCGTAGAAAGTGATATGACATTTTATGGGAGGATTCAAGATATTTGGGAACTAGATTACCACTCATTTAAAGCCCCGTTGTTCTTGTGCAAATGGGCTGACTGTGACAGAGGCGTCAAGGCTGACGAACTTGGCTTCACACTTGTGGACCTTAGTCGACAAGGCCACAAGAATGACAAATATGTGTCTGTGCATCAAGTGAAACAAGTTTTCTACGTGGAAGATCCCGTTGATTCTAAATGGTCAGTCGTATTGACCTCAACAAACAGAGATTATCACGAGATCTACAATGATGATGATCTTGGAGATACGATCTTGGAGAACCCCCCATTCTGCTCTAACATCCCCATAGTTGATCCTGGTGTTGATGACGACGAAGAGTCTAATGCTGGCAATAAAAGAAAGGATGGCGAGGGAATCTGGCTGAAGAAGTGA
- the LOC135149165 gene encoding uncharacterized protein LOC135149165, with amino-acid sequence MVKKEKRAKEQSKESLDEKKHINESPALLEENPGIPEPDPVTPADTIVSRQTGPQPTESSTQSKKRSSGAARGVCAMHKVVMKKAKGEKLNLRFNQVAVPVGDERHKLQSYIGMLARTMVPIDIPSWPKVDPELKEKIWNDLEDTFELIPESRKRILQSAGAKWRNFKAKLTAEYVLPYVGQKKKLQKPPKQYAFVGKKAWRRFVAVRVTKDWQEENRKQSERVGKRKYPHRVSRKGYIGLEEEEIRSGRLEPAERPDRAIMWKNARKPNDGNISPKLKKKIEQIDSLLEKQQNGEFKPDGTKDVLTTVLETPEHAGRVRGVGNFIPPTVYFDLPKKSRNHITKEQFHNLELQIAELKALIAGGNYQNSPIHQNSEKASCPGAVKEQDQEQKTRKQPVAKKLMADELMTDEDKEGADLVIIPPPGPPEQKGPRKCELAVDNIDNKVAFGVVFDEEDGLSTSVHGVPLQPGFVRVSVDGSIQDDALVPVPVIGEIETVHQAIGSHLAWPKDMISYISSTGSEVYNLNKQFKF; translated from the exons ATGGtaaagaaagagaaaagagcTAAAGAACAGTCTAAAGAATCCTTGGATGAGAAGAAGCACATAAATGAATCCCCAGCTCTCCTGGAAGAGAATCCAGGAATACCAGAGCCTGACCCCGTTACTCCAGCGGACACCATTGTTTCCCGCCAGACGGGTCCACAACCCACAGAAAGTAGTACACAATCTAAAAAAAGGTCATCTGGAGCAGCACGAGGTGTTTGTGCTATGCACAAAGTGGTGATGAAGAAAGCGAAGGGAGAGAAATTGAATTTACGGTTCAATCAAGTTGCAGTTCCAGTTGGAGACGAACGGCACAAACTGCAGTCCTATATAGGCATGCTAGCAAGGACAATGGTGCCAATCGACATTCCAAGTTGGCCAAAGGTTGACCCTgaattaaaagagaaaatatgGAATGATCTTGAG GATACATTCGAGCTGATTCCTGAAAGTCGGAAGAGGATTCTACAGTCGGCAGGCGCAAAATGGAGAAATTTCAAGGCTAAATTGACAGCGGAATATGTGTTGCCTTATGTTGGACAGAAGAAGAAGCTACAGAAGCCACCAAAACAATATGCTTTTGTCGGTAAGAAAGCATGGAGACGATTCGTTGCAGTTAGAGTCACAAAAGATTGGCAG GAAGAGAATAGAAAACAGAGTGAGAGAGTGGGAAAACGGAAATATCCACACCGAGTGTCAAGAAAAGGATACATCGGattggaagaagaagaa atacgGTCAGGGAGGTTGGAGCCTGCTGAAAGGCCAGATAGGGCAATTATGTGGAAAAATGCCCGTAAGCCAAATGACGGGAATATTAGCCCAaaactgaaaaagaaaattgaacAAATT GATTCGTTACTCGAAAAGCAGCAAAATGGTGAATTCAAGCCGGATGGAACTAAGGATGTGCTCACCACTGTATTGGAAACTCCCGAGCATGCGGGAAGGGTTCGTGGGGTTGGAAACTTCATACCTCCAACTGTGTACTTCGACTTGCCGAAAAAGTCGAGGAATCACATTACCAAAGAGCAATTTCATAATCTTGAGTTGCAAATTGCTGAGTTGAAAGCTTTGATTGCTGGGGGCAATTATCAAAATTCACCAATTCATCAAAATTCCGAGAAAGCAAGTTGTCCAGGGGCGGTGAAAGAACAAGACCAAGAACAAAAGACCAGAAAGCAACCTGTTGCAAAAAAACTGATGGCAGATGAATTGATGACCGATGAGGATAAAGAGGGTGCTGATTTGGTTATTATTCCTCCTCCTGGTCCTCCGGAACAAAAG GGTCCTCGCAAATGTGAACTGGCAGTGGACAACATCGATAATAAGGTAGCTTTTGGTGTTGTTTTTGATGAGGAAGATGGATTAAGTACATCGGTTCATGGAGTGCCTCTACAACCAGGATTTGTTCGTGTTAGTGTGGACGGAAGCATTCAGGATGATGCTTTGGTGCCTGTTCCTGTAATTGGTGAGATAGAAACCGTCCACCAAGCCATCGGTTCTCATTTAGCATGGCCCAAAGACATGATCAGCTACATCTCCAGTACTGGATCGGaggtatataatttaaataaacagTTTAAATTTTGa
- the LOC108203906 gene encoding uncharacterized protein LOC108203906, which translates to MTEVERVHKAFNSVKPKDSVPPRFRVLYKFASTVMKESGNSIPVPCDFEIFGIERTIYLLEENVLALLEFRMIGQSAISTYMAYLYSLFRDTPSRDLSAMFSFLHPSTYKLNDEFNDYVVQRLKDGVLRMNFLPFNYNLHWILIVFWESEIFILNPLPHYPHPQDLEKALMRAVRSFNAQEGRVNKNPKVKNVLGCPKQPGGTECGYVVMRYMKDLVADEEMKLLDKWALKSRKTYTREELDVVRYETLDYIQSIM; encoded by the exons ATGACTGAGGTGGAGAGAGTGCATAAAGCATTTAATTCTGTGAAGCCAAAGGACAGTGTGCCTCCTCGTTTTAGGGTGTTGTACAAATTTGCATCGACAGTCATGAAGGAAAGTGGAAACTCAATACCGGTTCCAtgtgattttgaaatttttggaatTGAACGAACGATTTATCTACTTGAAGAGAATGTACTTGCATTGCTAGAGTTTAGAATGATTGGACAGTCTGCTATATCAACATACATGGC gTATTTGTATTCATTGTTTCGGGATACGCCGAGTAGAGATTTGTCAGCgatgttttcttttcttcatccgTCCACGTACAAGCTCAATGATGAATTTAATGATTATGTTGTGCAAAGGCTGAAAGACGGAGTTCTTCGCATGAACTTTTTGCCTTTTAACTACAA TTTGCATTGGATATTGATTGTGTTTTGGGAGTCAGAAATTTTCATCCTTAATCCATTGCCTCATTATCCACATCCCCAGGACCTTGAAAAGGCTTTAATGCG AGCAGTGAGATCTTTTAATGCCCAGGAAGGACGGGTAAACAAGAATCCCAAAGTTAAAAACGTTCTA GGCTGCCCTAAACAACCAGGCGGTACAGAATGTGGATATGTGGTCATGCGTTATATGAAAGATTTAGTTGCGGACGAGGAGATGAAGCTGCTAGACAAG TGGGCTTTAAAGAGTCGCAAGACTTATACAAGGGAGGAGCTTGACGTCGTTCGCTATGAGACGCTTGATTATATCCAATCCATCATGTAG